A window of the Eubalaena glacialis isolate mEubGla1 chromosome 9, mEubGla1.1.hap2.+ XY, whole genome shotgun sequence genome harbors these coding sequences:
- the LOC133098287 gene encoding protein transport protein Sec61 subunit gamma-like, producing the protein MDQVMQFVEPSWQFVKDSIRLVKRCTKPDRKEFQKIAMATAIGFAIMGFTGFFVKLIHIPINNIIVGG; encoded by the coding sequence ATGGATCAGGTAATGCAGTTCGTTGAGCCAAGTTGGCAGTTTGTGAAGGACTCAATTCGGCTAGTTAAAAGATGCACCAAACCTGATAGAAAAGAATTCCAGAAGATTGCCATGGCAACAGCAATAGGATTTGCTATAATGGGATTCACTGGCTTTTTTGTGAAATTGATCCATATTCCTATTAATAACATCATTGTTGGTGGCTGA